From a region of the Phragmites australis chromosome 21, lpPhrAust1.1, whole genome shotgun sequence genome:
- the LOC133903674 gene encoding uncharacterized protein LOC133903674 — protein MDLKDSLSKFKQQQERCQSSLASIAANQASNSKPKHRAQPINAPSAPARPSQPIKFSNDTERLQHINSIRKSPVGAQMKLVIDLLYKTRQAFTAEQINEATYVDIRGNKAVFDSLRNNLKVNYDGRHFSYKSKHDLKGKDQLLVLIRKFAEGLAVVEVKDAYPTVMEDLQALKAAGEVWLLSNMDSQEDIVYPNDPKAKIKVDDDLKQLFREIELPRDMVDIEKELQKNGIKPMTNTAKRRAAAQIDGVKPKPKPKKKQREITKRTKLTNAHLPELFQNLNT, from the exons ATGGATCTCAAGGATAGCCTCTCCAAATTTAAGCAACAGCAGGAGAGGTGCCAGTCATCTTTGGCTAGCATAGCTGCAAATCAAGCTTCGAATTCGAAGCCAAAGCACAGGGCCCAACCGATAAATGCTCCATCTGCTCCAGCAAGACCATCACAACCTATTAAATTTTCCAATGATACAGAAAGGCTGCAGCACATTAATTCGATTAGGAAATCTCCTGTTGGAGCACAGATGAAACTTGTCATCGATCTGCTTTACAAG ACAAGACAAGCTTTTACTGCAGAGCAAATAAATGAAGCAACTTATGTTGATATTCGTGGTAACAAGGCTGTCTTTGACAGCTTGAGGAACAACCTCAAAGTAAATTATGATGGGAGGCATTTCTCTTACAAG TCCAAGCATGATCTTAAGGGAAAAGATCAACTACTTGTTTTGATAAGAAAGTTCGCAGAGGGTCTTGCTGTTGTGGAAGTCAAGGATGCATACCCAACTGTAATGGAAGATCTGCAG GCTCTGAAGGCAGCAGGTGAAGTTTGGCTGTTATCGAACATGGACTCTCAGGAAGACATTGTGTACCCTAATGATCCTAAAGCGAAGATCAAGGTTGATGACGACCTGAAGCAGCTCTTCCGGGAGATTGAGTTGCCACGCGACATGGTGGACATAGAAAAGGAGCTCCAGAAGAATGGCATCAAGCCCATGACCAACACTGCCAAACGCCGAGCAGCCGCTCAGATTGACGGGGTGAAACCCAAACCTAAACCCAAGAAGAAACAGCGTGAGATCACGAAACGGACCAAGCTCACGAATGCCCATCTGCCTGAGCTTTTCCAGAACCTCAACACTTAA